One window of Syngnathus acus chromosome 16, fSynAcu1.2, whole genome shotgun sequence genomic DNA carries:
- the gnb3a gene encoding guanine nucleotide-binding protein G(I)/G(S)/G(T) subunit beta-3a, whose amino-acid sequence MGEMEQLRKEADSLKDQITAARKATQDMSFQEAVSSINVVGRVQMKTRKTLRGHLAKIYAMHWSTDSKLCVSASQDGKLIVWDSITTNKVNAIPLKSSWVMTCAYAPSGNLVACGGLDNMCSIYNLKGKDGNVKVMRELAAHTGYLSCCRFISDSEIITSSGDCTCVLWDIETGTQKTIFAGHQGDCMSLAVSPDFKLFISGACDFTAKLWDIREGNCRQTFGGHESDINAIGFFPNGNAVITGSDDATCKLYDLRADQELITYQDSSIMCGVTSLAPSLSGRLILAGYDDFNVNIWDSLKAERVGVLAGHDNRVSCIGVSSDGMACCTGSWDSFLKIWN is encoded by the exons ATGGGTGAAATGGAGCAACTGCGAAAGGAGGCAGACAGTCTCAAGGACCAGATTACT GCGGCGCGCAAGGCCACGCAGGACATGAGCTTCCAGGAGGCCGTATCTAGCATCAACGTGGTGGGCCGCGTCCAGATGAAGACCAGGAAAACACTGAGGGGTCACCTGGCCAAGATCTACGCCATGCACTGGTCCACTGACTCCAA GTTGTGCGTGAGTGCGTCTCAAGACGGGAAGCTCATCGTGTGGGACAGCATCACAACCAACAAG GTGAACGCCATCCCCCTCAAGTCGTCGTGGGTGATGACATGCGCCTACGCCCCGTCGGGCAACCTGGTGGCGTGCGGCGGTCTGGACAACATGTGCTCCATCTACAACCTGAAGGGCAAGGACGGCAACGTCAAGGTCATGCGCGAGCTGGCGGCTCACACGG GTTACCTGTCATGCTGCCGTTTCATCAGCGACAGCGAGATCATCACCAGCTCTGGAGACTGCACTTG CGTGCTGTGGGACATCGAGACGGGCACCCAGAAAACTATCTTCGCGGGTCACCAGGGAGACTGCATGTCCTTGGCCGTGTCCCCGGACTTCAAGTTGTTCATCTCGGGCGCCTGCGACTTTACGGCCAAACTGTGGGACATCCGGGAGGGCAACTGCAGACAGACCTTCGGGGGCCACGAGAGCGACATCAACGCCATCGGG TTCTTCCCCAACGGCAACGCAGTCATCACGGGCTCTGATGACGCCACCTGCAAGCTGTACGACCTGAGGGCCGACCAGGAGCTCATCACCTACCAGGATTCCAGCATCATGTGCGGAGTCACCTCGCTGGCCCCCTCCCTGTCGGGACGTCTCATCCTGGCCGGCTACGACGACTTCAACGTTAATATTTGGGACTCGCTCAAAGCGGAAAGAGTGG GAGTGCTGGCCGGCCACGACAACCGAGTGAGCTGCATCGGCGTATCCTCGGACGGAATGGCGTGCTGCACGGGTTCGTGGGACAGCTTCCTCAAGATTTGGAATTGA
- the cdca3 gene encoding cell division cycle-associated protein 3 encodes MGASESKMAARAATKQAPIKNSRVARLIDPRSPSVAIDRTPIQVGAIKTDELTSECPLVGGDPRSPTVGISRTPVREVMRAKVGSLARRLGMLFHMEAEGKVPINDVGAQECCDVVEGEEPDSAEPLLTPQKPHVSDSLTQHSNLMATPVQREHSACSPFVLLEQPGVEVEIETDDANLEEAEEACESPLHKRLSMSLITCHEGAPSPQILDEVHQDSSGLDHLYALPAVAPEPTLDSSDPPVQKQELTQEVSKEASEAPVLQCPSDIHRLTLDMRSPSQLVFKPQWLGKGFGATGLRVRAVQGAKGGSSPLAVAVAVKSINNENKGSAGKQKQKEGRSPLQILQNSHRGHPQMRLKGSTPEKARLGQVERRVLSVSLNKEN; translated from the exons atGGGAGCCAGTGAGAGCAAGATGGCAGCGAGGGCTGCAACCAAACAAGCGCCCATCAAGAACTCCAGGGTGGCTCGGCTCATCGATCCACGTTCCCCATCGGTGGCCATTGACCGCACACCCATTCAG GTTGGCGCGATTAAAACCGATGAGCTGACGAGTGAGTGTCCTTTAGTCGGAGGTGATCCTCGCTCGCCCACTGTAGGCATTTCCCGCACGCCTGTCCGAGAAGTCATGAGAG CCAAAGTGGGCAGCCTCGCACGACGTCTGGGAATGTTGTTCCACATGGAAGCCGAAGGCAAAGTCCCCATAAATGACGTCGGCGCCCAAGAGTGTTGTGACGTCGTCGAGGGCGAGGAGCCGGATTCCGCCGAGCCTCTCCTGACTCCACAGAAGCCACACGTCTCCGACTCCTTGACTCAACACTCCAACCTCATGGCCACACCCGTTCAGAGAGAGCATAGTGCCTGCAGCCCCTTCGTGCTGCTGGAGCAACCTGGGGTGGAAGTGGAGATTGAAACGGACGATGCCAACCTGGAGGAGGCAGAGGAGGCCTGTGAGTCTCCGCTCCACAAGAGGCTGAGCATGAGCCTCATCACCTGCCACGAGGGAGCGCCCTCACCCCAGATCCTTGACGAGGTGCACCAGGACAGCAGCGGACTGGACCACCTCTACGCTCTTCCCGCAGTCGCGCCCGAGCCGACTCTGGACTCCTCTGACCCCCCTGTGCAGAAGCAGGAATTAACCCAAGAGGTGTCCAAGGAGGCTTCCGAGGCACCCGTCTTGCAATGTCCCAGCGACATCCACCGCCTCACCCTGGACATGAGGAGTCCGAGTCAGTTGGTGTTCAAGCCGCAGTGGCTAGGCAAAGGTTTTGGAGCCACCGGGCTCAGGGTCAGGGCCGTGCAAGGTGCCAAGGGGGGGTCGTCCCCTCTGGCTGTGGCGGTGGCGGTGAAGAGCATCAACAATGAAAACAAGGGGAGCGCtggcaaacaaaagcaaaaag AAGGCCGCTCCCCGCTGCAAATTCTGCAGAATTCACACAGGGGACATCCTCAG ATGAGGCTCAAAGGTTCCACCCCAGAGAAGGCTCGGCTCGGCCAGGTGGAGCGTAGAGTTCTGTCCGTTTCTCTGAACAAGGAAAATTGA